The Geovibrio ferrireducens genome window below encodes:
- the fliP gene encoding flagellar type III secretion system pore protein FliP (The bacterial flagellar biogenesis protein FliP forms a type III secretion system (T3SS)-type pore required for flagellar assembly.) — MLLVPLGAIAADPVPFPAFRFGLEAAQNPDDVAVTLQIIFFITIVTLAPSILILMTSFTRILIVFSFLRTAMGTQQMPPNQVLVGLALFLTFFIMTPVFNQAYEKGLQPYFAEQMGFTEMLSEVKKPFREFMIKNTRKKDMRMFIDISGGEKPKTVDDIPDFVLLSSFVVSELQTAFQMGFLLFLPFLIIDFVVASVLLSMGMMMLPPVMISVPFKILLFVLVDGWGLIVSSLVKSFM; from the coding sequence ATGCTTCTGGTTCCGCTGGGCGCAATAGCGGCTGATCCCGTGCCTTTCCCTGCCTTCCGCTTCGGGCTTGAGGCTGCGCAGAACCCTGATGATGTGGCTGTTACCCTGCAGATCATCTTTTTTATAACCATAGTTACCCTTGCGCCCTCCATACTGATACTTATGACCTCTTTTACGAGGATACTCATAGTCTTCTCATTTCTCAGAACGGCGATGGGCACGCAGCAGATGCCGCCTAATCAGGTTCTGGTCGGGCTTGCGCTTTTCCTGACTTTTTTCATTATGACCCCTGTTTTTAATCAGGCCTATGAAAAGGGCCTCCAGCCTTATTTTGCTGAACAGATGGGGTTTACTGAGATGCTCTCCGAAGTGAAGAAGCCTTTCCGCGAGTTCATGATCAAGAACACGCGCAAGAAGGACATGCGTATGTTCATAGATATTTCGGGCGGAGAAAAGCCTAAGACTGTTGATGATATACCGGACTTTGTCCTTCTTTCCTCATTTGTGGTCAGTGAGCTTCAAACCGCTTTTCAGATGGGTTTTCTGCTTTTTCTGCCGTTTCTGATTATAGATTTTGTTGTAGCCAGCGTACTTCTTTCCATGGGTATGATGATGCTGCCCCCTGTTATGATCTCTGTCCCGTTCAAGATACTTCTGTTTGTCCTTGTTGACGGTTGGGGGCTTATAGTCTCGTCTCTTGTGAAAAGCTTCATGTAG
- a CDS encoding FliO/MopB family protein: MAEIRLLTAALLIFFCSFSAFAAEVKSELTDSSLSISVQFQKGYSDVNVIKLDKSYVISFQTAEDAAYSEDFWDSPVSQAYIHAEGDRKKLIVDFTAAAVEEPVLETGEKGFKVSFSFAPAPPAPSATGTGAYVRMVTGLAFVVVIILIIYWLTRRMLSRRVLSELPGSGRLLGKVDLEIRKSLFFYELGESVYIFGVTDMSVNLIEKVTDEAEVNRIKSGFARKGEFGSYLNFFSKGSDVRTDLDASRNIIREKLKSIKKR, from the coding sequence ATGGCTGAAATCCGGCTTCTGACAGCCGCCTTACTTATATTTTTCTGCTCTTTTTCCGCTTTTGCGGCGGAAGTCAAATCGGAGCTCACCGACAGCTCCCTTTCAATAAGTGTTCAGTTTCAAAAGGGCTATTCCGACGTAAATGTCATAAAGCTTGATAAATCATATGTAATCAGCTTCCAGACCGCTGAGGATGCTGCTTATTCCGAGGATTTCTGGGATTCCCCCGTATCTCAGGCATATATCCACGCAGAGGGGGACAGGAAAAAGCTCATAGTTGATTTCACAGCGGCGGCAGTTGAGGAACCTGTTCTGGAAACAGGTGAAAAGGGGTTTAAGGTCTCTTTCTCGTTTGCTCCCGCCCCGCCTGCACCCTCAGCCACAGGAACAGGTGCTTATGTCCGCATGGTTACGGGGCTTGCCTTTGTTGTGGTGATTATCCTCATAATTTACTGGCTCACACGCAGAATGCTTTCCAGAAGAGTGCTTTCCGAGCTTCCCGGCTCCGGACGGCTTCTCGGCAAGGTGGATCTGGAGATACGCAAAAGCCTGTTCTTCTACGAACTGGGAGAATCGGTTTATATATTCGGAGTTACGGACATGTCCGTAAACCTCATTGAAAAAGTCACTGACGAGGCGGAGGTCAACAGGATCAAATCCGGATTCGCGAGAAAAGGCGAGTTCGGCTCGTATCTGAACTTTTTCTCGAAAGGATCTGATGTGAGAACCGATCTTGATGCATCAAGGAACATAATCAGGGAGAAACTGAAATCAATAAAAAAACGCTGA
- a CDS encoding FliM/FliN family flagellar motor C-terminal domain-containing protein, protein MIEHARNQFGEVLFDIRVELGRKKVSIREMLNWEKGTILKFNKTSGEPVDFLVNNKPLALGEVMVLDDRFAIRITEILDKEKLTEMYKDGIYG, encoded by the coding sequence ATGATAGAGCATGCGAGAAACCAGTTCGGCGAAGTCCTTTTTGACATTAGGGTAGAACTGGGGCGTAAAAAAGTTTCCATACGTGAGATGCTGAACTGGGAGAAGGGAACAATCCTTAAGTTCAACAAAACCTCCGGCGAGCCTGTGGATTTTCTCGTTAACAACAAGCCGCTGGCTCTCGGTGAGGTGATGGTTCTGGATGACAGATTCGCCATACGTATCACTGAAATACTGGATAAAGAAAAACTCACCGAAATGTATAAAGACGGAATCTATGGCTGA
- a CDS encoding flagellar basal body-associated FliL family protein: protein MAAEEKDTQSEQGGKKKSKLKLIIIILLLLVLLGGGGGAAYFLFLKPKPAQTGAQPAASAAQSEAPQGEKITQIGELYPMESFVVNLADPGGSRYLRVTLQLELTAVKGLKDEIDKRVPQIRDAIITILSSKRYEEINSAQGKMIMKQQIMRRINSLLAAGQIANVYVTEFVIQ, encoded by the coding sequence ATGGCGGCAGAAGAGAAGGACACCCAGTCCGAGCAGGGCGGGAAGAAGAAGTCTAAGCTGAAACTGATCATTATTATTCTCCTTCTGCTTGTGCTGCTGGGCGGAGGAGGCGGTGCGGCCTATTTCCTGTTCCTCAAGCCTAAACCCGCTCAGACGGGGGCTCAGCCTGCTGCTTCTGCTGCACAGAGCGAGGCTCCGCAGGGGGAGAAAATAACGCAGATAGGCGAGCTTTACCCTATGGAATCGTTTGTGGTGAACCTTGCAGATCCGGGCGGAAGCAGGTATCTCCGTGTTACTCTCCAGCTTGAACTTACTGCCGTAAAAGGGCTTAAAGACGAGATAGATAAGCGCGTCCCTCAGATCAGGGACGCTATAATTACCATACTTTCTTCCAAACGCTACGAGGAGATAAACTCCGCTCAGGGGAAAATGATAATGAAGCAGCAGATTATGCGCAGGATCAACTCCCTGCTGGCAGCAGGCCAGATTGCGAACGTTTACGTAACCGAATTTGTTATCCAGTAA
- a CDS encoding OmpA/MotB family protein yields MSEKKKSCDCEKGSPKWMTTFTDMNMLLLTFFVLLVSMSTLDKKKILESLGSFQGSSGLLSGSRNEVSAQNIMTRINVIEQTGSSNAKTAETLRDYVKSANLSEVVSVIETKKGVSIRVLDSLLFAPGSADVQGEAIPFLRKVGTVLLDSPYYTHVEGHTDDTPSRSARFPSNWELSATRAVSVVRFLVGEGINPQSLSAGGFGEFHPLLPNITEANRAKNRRVEINLVSPEFAETNKNIFEEDNGGQ; encoded by the coding sequence ATGTCTGAGAAGAAAAAATCCTGTGATTGTGAAAAGGGCTCCCCAAAGTGGATGACCACATTCACCGACATGAACATGCTTCTTCTTACCTTTTTCGTTCTGCTTGTTTCTATGTCTACGCTGGATAAAAAGAAAATCCTTGAGTCCCTCGGCTCTTTTCAGGGTTCGTCCGGTCTTTTAAGCGGAAGCCGGAATGAGGTGAGCGCCCAGAACATTATGACCCGTATAAATGTCATTGAACAGACAGGAAGCTCAAACGCGAAAACAGCGGAAACACTGCGCGACTATGTAAAATCCGCTAACCTTTCCGAAGTTGTCAGCGTCATTGAAACCAAGAAAGGGGTCTCAATCAGGGTGCTTGATTCGCTTCTTTTTGCGCCCGGAAGTGCTGATGTTCAGGGTGAGGCGATCCCGTTTTTAAGAAAAGTCGGGACAGTTCTGCTGGACTCCCCTTATTATACTCATGTTGAAGGGCATACGGATGACACACCTTCCCGTTCTGCGCGCTTTCCTTCCAACTGGGAACTTTCGGCGACCAGAGCAGTCTCTGTGGTGCGTTTCCTCGTTGGTGAGGGCATAAACCCGCAGAGCCTTTCCGCAGGCGGATTCGGGGAGTTTCATCCTCTGCTGCCTAATATCACCGAAGCGAACAGGGCGAAAAACCGCAGGGTGGAGATAAACCTTGTCAGCCCCGAATTTGCAGAAACAAATAAAAATATTTTTGAAGAAGATAACGGAGGACAATAA
- a CDS encoding motility protein A, translated as MDLATIVGFLLAYILLIAALVIGAGVGVYVDYPSVLIVIGGTLGVVMINYPLDRITGLTKVMMKAFFNKSGDTAELIQQLVGFAVKARRDGILSLESAEDEVSDEFLKKGIRLAVDGTEPEVIKTILETELDYMQERHKEGAAIFSSIADFAPAMGMIGTLVGLVAMLQSLSDPSAIGPAMAVALITTFYGSIIMNMFAAPISGKLKVRSGEEVLQRQIMIGGIMAIQAGDNPRIVEQKLNAYLSPNKRKSQFD; from the coding sequence ATGGATTTAGCAACGATTGTAGGGTTCCTATTGGCATATATACTCCTTATTGCTGCGCTCGTAATAGGCGCGGGAGTAGGTGTTTATGTTGACTACCCGTCGGTGCTTATCGTTATAGGCGGTACTCTCGGCGTTGTTATGATCAACTATCCGCTGGACAGGATAACAGGCCTCACCAAGGTTATGATGAAGGCCTTCTTCAATAAGTCCGGCGATACTGCGGAACTCATTCAGCAGCTTGTCGGCTTTGCCGTTAAAGCCAGAAGAGACGGTATTCTCTCCCTTGAGTCCGCAGAAGACGAAGTTTCAGACGAGTTTCTGAAAAAGGGGATACGTCTCGCGGTTGACGGTACTGAGCCGGAAGTAATAAAAACGATCCTTGAAACCGAACTCGATTACATGCAGGAAAGACATAAAGAAGGTGCGGCTATTTTCAGCTCCATAGCTGACTTTGCCCCTGCAATGGGGATGATCGGTACGCTTGTCGGCCTTGTGGCGATGCTTCAGAGCTTGAGCGACCCCTCTGCGATCGGTCCTGCGATGGCTGTGGCGCTGATTACTACTTTCTACGGCTCTATCATAATGAATATGTTTGCCGCTCCCATTTCCGGCAAACTTAAGGTGCGCTCCGGGGAAGAAGTTCTCCAGAGGCAGATAATGATCGGCGGCATTATGGCCATTCAGGCCGGGGACAACCCCAGAATTGTTGAGCAGAAACTGAATGCCTATCTTTCACCTAATAAGCGTAAGTCGCAGTTTGACTGA
- a CDS encoding flagellar hook-basal body complex protein has product MMRSLYSAISGLNTNQKAMDVIGNNIANVNTTGFKSGRAVFQDLFSQTLVGGKTPTDARGGVNPRQVGLGGYLAAVDNIFEAGTPTTTSKTTDLAIQGEGFFVVRGEGLNEYYYTRAGDFNFDRYGTFVNAAGYPVQGWMADPLTGELIDNGEVGDIVVGPAFQTIQAKATTEVSMNAVLNTVAKSSVLEYPALLHTANSSDNIFSVFSTNGVKMDLAENEPIVIKAHATEITDMMYAYSDSDVNLNLASESNLLVYINSTPYTFKYGVDFRTMGELATAIENKLEAAVGNGAVANNFVETSVNGIFNEAVVTPNASYATTESWTVTIDPTNPARFNVVGSVSGAINSGVVGQTYTAADPVTGEPLFTIPSTAWSGSWAAGETITFDTTAAPASDFSVDVVNGKIKITRDTDNGIDVQVNSFSGTPYLAVIMQSLAGTYNEASTSRNSDEILFEQTKYAGRDFDTLAELAAIIEQAIDGNVIQADKFSVSFDETTGRFEFRNLGEYDTLTGTTTGLTLSNFMVDKAYSGSVFESNITPAGSLNLQPVDPDDDPAFVASVSYGYSEQFLRYAKGDDLLTQLYTSSGDSLGLDETAILQFKGSVGGTDLQGTGTIPALGSTVDDLRAMMAGYLGFENSTENQVKQHISDIEENSGKIKVTGEKGLSNAVDYLKFEVIGASSYQNFYDYFEYQTTQTASGGQMATTQTIYDAQGNAHTLKYTYNMVSSSGNVWKLTLSTTDPATSVSFNQTGGNEILLNFNNDGSFNYLSSTSGTRVTDLSFNFDPANGAGVISNVSMFLGTPASYDGVYISAKESSKNSAEQDGYAVGSLEQVMFNPAGEIVGYYTNGEVMTIAQVALATFTNNQGLLKVGDTLFAETGNSGTAAIGKPQTGARGEIMSGALENSNVDLSNEFVSMITTQRGFQANSRVITTSDEMLQELLTLKR; this is encoded by the coding sequence CTTCAGCCAGACCCTTGTGGGCGGTAAAACCCCCACAGATGCAAGAGGTGGGGTAAACCCACGTCAGGTGGGTCTGGGCGGATACCTGGCTGCCGTTGACAACATTTTTGAAGCCGGTACGCCGACAACAACAAGCAAGACAACAGACCTTGCCATACAGGGCGAAGGATTTTTCGTTGTGAGGGGCGAAGGGCTCAATGAGTATTACTACACAAGGGCAGGGGACTTTAACTTTGACCGTTACGGAACCTTTGTTAACGCTGCCGGCTACCCTGTTCAGGGGTGGATGGCGGACCCCCTCACCGGCGAGCTGATAGATAACGGGGAAGTGGGCGACATAGTAGTTGGTCCCGCTTTCCAGACAATTCAGGCGAAAGCCACCACAGAAGTGTCCATGAACGCTGTTCTCAACACAGTTGCCAAGTCTTCTGTGCTTGAATATCCCGCGCTTCTGCACACAGCAAACAGTTCAGATAATATTTTCTCTGTTTTCTCCACAAACGGCGTTAAGATGGATCTGGCTGAGAATGAGCCTATCGTCATTAAGGCTCATGCAACAGAAATAACGGATATGATGTACGCATACAGTGATTCTGATGTGAACCTCAATCTCGCTTCCGAATCCAACCTGCTTGTTTACATAAACAGCACACCCTATACATTCAAGTACGGTGTGGATTTCAGGACAATGGGCGAGCTTGCTACTGCAATTGAGAACAAACTTGAAGCTGCAGTCGGCAACGGGGCAGTGGCGAACAATTTTGTTGAGACCTCCGTTAACGGTATCTTCAATGAGGCAGTTGTCACTCCCAATGCATCATATGCCACAACAGAAAGCTGGACAGTCACCATAGATCCCACTAACCCGGCAAGATTTAATGTGGTCGGTTCTGTTTCCGGAGCAATCAACAGCGGCGTTGTGGGACAGACATACACAGCGGCAGATCCGGTGACAGGGGAGCCTCTGTTCACTATCCCCTCCACAGCGTGGAGCGGTTCATGGGCAGCGGGTGAAACCATAACATTCGATACCACCGCCGCACCTGCATCAGATTTCAGCGTGGATGTTGTGAACGGTAAAATTAAGATAACAAGGGATACGGACAACGGTATAGACGTTCAGGTGAATTCTTTCAGCGGAACTCCGTATCTTGCGGTTATAATGCAGTCTCTGGCAGGAACTTACAACGAAGCTTCCACCTCCAGAAACAGTGACGAAATTCTTTTTGAGCAGACCAAATATGCCGGAAGAGATTTCGATACTCTCGCAGAACTCGCCGCAATAATTGAGCAGGCGATAGACGGAAACGTTATTCAGGCCGATAAATTCAGCGTAAGTTTTGATGAAACCACGGGCAGGTTCGAGTTCAGAAACCTTGGAGAGTATGACACTCTCACAGGAACCACAACAGGGCTCACCCTTTCAAACTTCATGGTGGATAAGGCATACAGCGGCTCAGTTTTCGAAAGCAATATCACCCCCGCAGGATCACTCAATCTTCAGCCTGTTGACCCGGACGATGATCCCGCCTTTGTTGCATCTGTAAGTTACGGTTACTCTGAACAGTTCCTCAGATACGCAAAAGGGGATGACCTGCTTACGCAGCTTTATACGAGCTCCGGCGACTCTCTTGGGCTTGATGAGACAGCCATACTCCAGTTTAAAGGCTCTGTCGGCGGAACCGATCTTCAGGGAACGGGGACAATACCCGCTCTGGGTTCCACTGTTGACGACTTAAGAGCTATGATGGCGGGCTACCTCGGTTTCGAGAACTCCACTGAGAATCAGGTTAAGCAGCATATCAGTGACATAGAGGAGAACAGCGGCAAGATCAAAGTCACGGGCGAGAAAGGTCTGTCTAATGCTGTTGATTACCTTAAGTTTGAGGTTATAGGCGCATCCAGCTATCAGAACTTCTATGACTATTTTGAGTACCAGACCACCCAGACGGCAAGCGGCGGACAGATGGCAACCACTCAGACCATTTATGATGCTCAGGGTAATGCCCACACGCTGAAATATACTTACAACATGGTCAGCTCCTCAGGTAATGTCTGGAAGCTGACTCTTTCCACAACCGATCCGGCGACAAGCGTCTCCTTTAATCAGACAGGCGGAAATGAAATACTCCTGAACTTCAATAATGACGGTTCATTCAACTATCTTTCATCCACCTCTGGTACAAGGGTTACAGATCTCAGCTTTAACTTCGACCCGGCTAACGGCGCAGGTGTTATCAGCAATGTCTCCATGTTTCTGGGAACTCCTGCAAGCTATGACGGAGTGTACATTTCTGCTAAGGAATCCTCCAAAAACAGCGCCGAGCAGGACGGCTACGCAGTGGGTTCGCTTGAACAGGTAATGTTCAACCCCGCAGGGGAAATTGTAGGCTACTACACCAACGGTGAGGTCATGACAATAGCTCAGGTTGCTCTGGCAACATTCACCAACAATCAGGGTCTTCTGAAAGTAGGTGACACACTGTTTGCTGAAACCGGCAACTCAGGCACAGCGGCGATAGGCAAACCGCAGACAGGCGCAAGGGGCGAGATAATGTCCGGAGCGCTTGAAAACTCCAACGTTGACCTCTCCAATGAGTTTGTCAGTATGATCACCACTCAGAGAGGGTTCCAGGCGAACTCAAGGGTTATCACCACCAGTGATGAAATGCTTCAGGAACTTCTCACTCTCAAACGCTAA